One stretch of Micromonospora echinospora DNA includes these proteins:
- a CDS encoding SDR family NAD(P)-dependent oxidoreductase has translation MSRLTGSVALVTGGSRGIGAAVVRRLAGDGADVAFTYREAADSAKAVVADIEAYGRTGLAIQADSTDGAAVVGAVERTVAELGRLDILVNNAGVFASAPIEEVSLDYLDRAIAVHVRGAFLATQAAVRHMPAGGRIVNIGSSFASRVPAPGVSVYAMTKTAVNGLTRALARELGPRGITVNVVLPGSTDTDMNRADSAGADAQRVHIALGRYGTPEDVAATVSHLVGEGGRHITGASIAIDGGATA, from the coding sequence ATGTCCAGACTTACCGGCAGCGTCGCCCTGGTCACCGGCGGAAGCCGCGGCATCGGCGCCGCCGTCGTGCGCCGCCTCGCCGGGGACGGCGCAGACGTCGCGTTCACCTACCGCGAGGCGGCGGACAGCGCGAAAGCCGTGGTCGCCGACATCGAGGCGTACGGCCGCACCGGCCTGGCGATCCAGGCCGACAGCACCGACGGGGCGGCGGTGGTCGGCGCGGTCGAGCGGACCGTCGCCGAGCTGGGACGGCTGGACATCCTGGTCAACAACGCCGGGGTGTTCGCGTCGGCGCCGATCGAGGAGGTCAGCCTCGACTACCTCGACCGGGCCATCGCCGTGCACGTCCGCGGGGCGTTCCTGGCCACCCAGGCGGCGGTACGCCACATGCCCGCCGGCGGGCGGATCGTCAACATCGGCAGCAGCTTCGCCAGCCGGGTCCCCGCCCCCGGGGTGAGCGTCTACGCCATGACCAAGACCGCGGTCAACGGCCTGACCAGGGCGCTCGCCCGGGAGCTCGGCCCGCGCGGGATCACCGTCAACGTGGTCCTCCCCGGTTCCACCGACACCGACATGAACCGGGCGGACAGCGCCGGGGCCGACGCTCAGCGGGTGCACATCGCGCTGGGCCGGTACGGGACGCCGGAGGACGTGGCGGCGACGGTCAGCCATCTGGTCGGCGAGGGCGGGCGGCACATTACCGGCGCGTCGATCGCCATCGACGGTGGCGCCACCGCCTGA
- the purB gene encoding adenylosuccinate lyase, whose amino-acid sequence MTTIPNVLANRYASPELVALWSPEEKVRMERRLWLAVLKAQRDLGVPVPDGVVEAYERVVDDVDLASIAARERVTRHDVKARIEEFSALAGHEHVHKGMTSRDLTENVEQLQIRASLELIRDRVVATLVRLGWHAGEYSALVMTGRSHNVAAQATTLGKRFASAAEELLIAYERLEDLIGRYPLRGIKGPVGTAADQLDLFDGDAGKVAELERRVAGHLGFSRVLDSVGQVYPRSLDFDVLSALAQVAAAPSSLATTIRLMVGQELVTEGFKPGQVGSSAMPHKMNTRSSERVNGFAVIIRGYLSMVGELAGDQWNEGDVSCSVVRRVALPDAFFAADGLFQTFLTVLDEFGPYPAVINRELERFLPFLATTKILVAAVRRGVGREVAHEVIKEHAVAVALAMREKGAAENDLFDRLAADGRLGLTRAEIDTLVADRNAFVGAAADQVNRVTARITGVVESHPQAATYSPPPIL is encoded by the coding sequence GTGACGACGATCCCGAACGTGCTCGCCAACCGGTACGCCTCGCCCGAACTGGTCGCCCTCTGGTCGCCGGAGGAGAAGGTCCGGATGGAGCGCCGGCTCTGGCTGGCGGTGCTCAAGGCCCAGCGTGATCTCGGCGTGCCGGTGCCGGACGGTGTGGTCGAGGCGTACGAGCGGGTGGTCGACGACGTCGACCTGGCCTCGATCGCGGCGCGGGAGCGGGTCACCCGGCACGACGTGAAGGCCCGGATCGAGGAGTTCAGCGCGCTCGCCGGGCACGAGCACGTGCACAAGGGGATGACCTCCCGCGACCTCACCGAGAACGTCGAGCAGCTCCAGATCCGTGCCTCGCTGGAGCTGATCCGGGACCGGGTGGTCGCCACGCTGGTCCGGCTGGGCTGGCACGCGGGCGAGTACTCGGCGCTGGTGATGACCGGCCGGTCGCACAACGTCGCCGCGCAGGCCACCACGCTCGGCAAGCGCTTCGCGTCCGCCGCGGAGGAGCTGCTGATCGCGTACGAGCGGCTGGAGGACCTGATCGGCCGCTACCCGCTGCGGGGGATCAAGGGGCCGGTGGGCACCGCCGCCGACCAGCTGGACCTGTTCGACGGCGATGCCGGGAAGGTGGCCGAGCTGGAGCGCCGGGTGGCCGGGCACCTGGGCTTCAGCCGGGTGCTGGACAGCGTCGGCCAGGTCTACCCGCGTTCGCTGGACTTCGACGTGCTCTCCGCGCTGGCCCAGGTGGCCGCCGCGCCGTCGTCGCTGGCCACCACGATCCGGCTGATGGTGGGGCAGGAGCTGGTCACCGAGGGCTTCAAGCCGGGCCAGGTCGGGTCCAGCGCCATGCCGCACAAGATGAACACGCGCTCGTCGGAGCGGGTGAACGGCTTCGCGGTGATCATCCGGGGCTACCTGTCGATGGTCGGCGAGCTGGCCGGTGACCAGTGGAACGAGGGGGACGTCTCCTGCTCGGTGGTGCGCCGGGTGGCGCTGCCTGATGCGTTCTTCGCCGCCGACGGGCTGTTCCAGACGTTCCTCACCGTGCTGGACGAGTTCGGCCCGTACCCGGCGGTGATCAACCGGGAGCTGGAGCGCTTCCTGCCGTTCCTCGCCACCACGAAGATCCTGGTGGCAGCCGTACGCCGGGGCGTCGGCCGCGAGGTCGCGCACGAGGTGATCAAGGAGCACGCGGTCGCCGTGGCGCTGGCCATGCGGGAGAAGGGCGCGGCCGAGAACGATCTGTTCGACCGCCTGGCCGCCGACGGCCGGCTGGGCCTGACCCGGGCCGAGATCGACACCCTGGTGGCCGACCGCAACGCCTTCGTCGGCGCCGCCGCCGACCAGGTCAACCGCGTGACCGCGAGGATCACCGGTGTGGTCGAGTCCCACCCCCAGGCGGCGACCTACTCCCCACCCCCCATCCTCTGA
- a CDS encoding YbjQ family protein, with translation MRRGSAGCSPGVRAASFFSMRSAEHGSRTTRPGTDSIGNVLVVTTDQLPGYEIRQILGEVVSSMARTRNPYREGVKNLRGGAYDPLAPDNLTRWRTDSVARLGEEARRLGANAVIGMRFDSRDCGEMWMEICAYGTAVIVAPKMPDVMPPDQPAIAAETAHEPEIASAPGGIAEPASAPNLSSAAETPTGT, from the coding sequence ATGCGGCGCGGATCGGCCGGGTGCAGCCCGGGCGTCCGCGCCGCGTCGTTTTTCAGCATGCGATCAGCTGAACACGGCTCGCGAACCACCCGGCCGGGGACTGACAGCATCGGAAACGTGCTGGTCGTGACGACGGATCAACTGCCCGGCTACGAGATCCGCCAGATCCTCGGCGAAGTGGTCTCCTCGATGGCGAGGACCCGCAACCCGTACCGCGAGGGGGTCAAGAACCTGCGCGGTGGCGCCTACGATCCGCTGGCGCCGGACAACCTGACCCGGTGGCGTACCGACTCGGTGGCCCGCCTCGGCGAGGAGGCCCGCCGCCTCGGCGCGAACGCGGTGATCGGCATGCGCTTCGACAGCCGCGACTGCGGCGAGATGTGGATGGAGATCTGCGCGTACGGCACGGCGGTGATCGTCGCGCCCAAGATGCCGGACGTCATGCCGCCGGACCAGCCGGCGATCGCCGCCGAGACCGCCCACGAGCCGGAGATCGCCTCCGCGCCCGGCGGCATCGCCGAACCGGCGAGCGCCCCCAACCTGAGTTCGGCAGCCGAAACCCCCACCGGCACCTGA
- a CDS encoding S1 family peptidase: MRLRPLLAVLTTALAGVLATASGATAAPAGPQPIIGGGTVSSAPWAAAVFSNGSFTCSGSVIAPQWVLTARHCVSGTMSVRVGSVYYASGGVTRTVSASYTRYDLALLRLSSTVSTSAVTLARSNPPVGSTNTIYGWGMTCYSGCGASPQLKTASVRVTSTSVTDAYGGQAIRSTRVNGNAWRGDSGGPQFYNGQQVGVASTADGQSIQNYGSVAYNRSWITSTAGV; the protein is encoded by the coding sequence ATGCGCCTCCGTCCCCTGCTCGCCGTGCTGACCACCGCGCTGGCCGGTGTCCTGGCCACCGCCTCCGGCGCCACCGCCGCGCCGGCCGGCCCGCAGCCGATCATCGGTGGCGGCACCGTCTCGTCCGCCCCGTGGGCCGCCGCCGTCTTCAGCAACGGCTCGTTCACCTGCTCCGGCAGCGTGATCGCGCCCCAGTGGGTGCTCACCGCCCGGCACTGCGTCAGCGGCACCATGTCCGTGCGGGTCGGCAGCGTCTACTACGCCTCGGGCGGCGTCACCCGCACGGTGAGCGCCTCCTACACCCGCTACGACCTGGCCCTGCTGCGCCTGTCGAGCACGGTGAGCACCTCCGCGGTCACGCTGGCCCGCAGCAACCCGCCGGTCGGCTCGACCAACACCATCTACGGCTGGGGCATGACCTGCTACAGCGGTTGCGGCGCGTCGCCCCAGCTCAAGACCGCGAGCGTACGGGTGACCAGCACCAGCGTCACCGACGCGTACGGCGGCCAGGCGATCCGGAGCACCCGGGTCAACGGCAACGCCTGGCGGGGCGACTCGGGCGGCCCGCAGTTCTACAACGGCCAGCAGGTCGGCGTCGCCTCCACCGCCGACGGCCAGAGCATCCAGAACTACGGCAGTGTCGCGTACAACCGGTCCTGGATCACCTCGACGGCCGGTGTCTGA
- the purS gene encoding phosphoribosylformylglycinamidine synthase subunit PurS, with protein sequence MPRVVVDVMLKPEILDPQGQAVANALPRLGVSDVASVRIGRRIEIEFTGEPDLDRAREIADKLLANPVIEDFTVRVVNADETAGAQS encoded by the coding sequence GTGCCTCGCGTCGTAGTCGACGTCATGCTCAAGCCCGAGATCCTCGATCCGCAGGGCCAGGCCGTCGCAAACGCGCTGCCCCGGCTCGGCGTCAGTGACGTCGCCTCGGTTCGGATCGGCAGGCGGATCGAGATCGAGTTCACCGGCGAACCGGACCTGGACCGGGCCCGCGAGATCGCCGACAAGCTGCTGGCCAACCCGGTCATCGAGGACTTCACCGTCCGCGTGGTCAACGCCGACGAGACCGCGGGCGCGCAGTCGTGA
- the purQ gene encoding phosphoribosylformylglycinamidine synthase subunit PurQ, producing the protein MTARVGVVTFPGSLDDGDAARAVRIAGAEAVRLWHGDPDLHGVDAVVLPGGFSYGDYLRCGAIARFAPVMETIVQAARGGLPVLGICNGFQILCEAHLLPGALTRNQHLHFRNRDQVLRIEGTGTAWTNAFQPGQEVLIPVKNGEGCYVADSATLDRLEGEGRVVARYVGGNPNGSLRDIAAITNEAGNVVGIMPHPEHAVEALTGPSLDGLGFFTSVLKHLVGAPA; encoded by the coding sequence GTGACCGCCCGGGTCGGTGTGGTGACCTTCCCCGGCTCGCTCGACGACGGGGACGCGGCCCGGGCCGTGCGGATCGCCGGCGCCGAGGCGGTCCGGCTCTGGCACGGCGACCCGGACCTGCACGGGGTGGACGCCGTCGTCCTGCCCGGCGGCTTCTCCTACGGTGACTACCTGCGCTGCGGCGCCATCGCCCGGTTCGCCCCGGTGATGGAGACGATCGTCCAGGCCGCCCGCGGCGGCCTGCCGGTGCTCGGCATCTGCAACGGCTTCCAGATCCTCTGCGAGGCGCACCTGCTGCCCGGCGCGCTCACCCGCAACCAGCACCTGCACTTCCGCAACCGGGACCAGGTCCTGCGCATCGAGGGCACCGGCACCGCCTGGACCAACGCGTTCCAGCCGGGCCAGGAGGTGCTCATTCCGGTCAAGAACGGCGAGGGCTGCTACGTCGCCGACTCCGCGACGCTCGACCGGCTGGAGGGCGAGGGCCGCGTCGTCGCCCGGTACGTCGGCGGCAACCCCAACGGATCGCTGCGCGACATCGCCGCGATCACCAACGAGGCCGGCAACGTGGTCGGCATCATGCCGCACCCCGAGCACGCGGTGGAGGCGCTCACCGGCCCGTCCCTGGACGGCCTCGGCTTCTTCACCTCGGTGCTCAAGCACCTGGTGGGAGCGCCGGCGTGA